A genome region from Candidatus Omnitrophota bacterium includes the following:
- a CDS encoding radical SAM protein produces MFLSQPKKFKHIYGPVSSWRLGRSLGVDMLSADKKACTFDCIYCQLGSYAEKTIKRTCYIPTAEIIQEIKNLPRGTKIDYITFSGRGEPALAKNIGETIRAIKKISKKKIAVITNASLMRYKDVRKDLSFADLVVAKMDAYSEKSFRKINKPAKGIKFKDVVGGLKAFGKAHKGRFALQIMFVPQNKKHFKEMAEIAYAIQPDEIEINTPTRPNPIKPLSKDDILKITAYFRALNKKPALKTKIISLYESVRKNASAISREATIKRRGAVK; encoded by the coding sequence ATGTTTTTGTCACAGCCTAAAAAATTTAAGCACATATACGGCCCGGTTTCCTCATGGCGGCTCGGCAGGTCTCTGGGGGTGGATATGCTTTCCGCCGACAAAAAGGCCTGCACATTCGACTGTATCTACTGCCAGCTCGGCAGTTATGCCGAAAAAACGATAAAGAGGACATGTTATATCCCTACGGCGGAGATAATACAGGAGATAAAGAATCTGCCAAGGGGGACAAAGATAGATTATATAACCTTTTCCGGAAGAGGCGAGCCGGCGCTGGCGAAGAATATCGGCGAAACGATACGGGCGATAAAAAAGATAAGTAAAAAGAAAATAGCCGTAATAACCAATGCCTCTTTGATGCGGTATAAAGACGTGAGGAAAGATCTATCTTTTGCGGATCTTGTCGTCGCTAAAATGGATGCCTATTCGGAGAAATCTTTCAGGAAAATAAACAAACCTGCCAAAGGCATCAAGTTTAAAGATGTGGTAGGCGGCCTCAAAGCTTTCGGTAAGGCGCATAAAGGCAGATTTGCGCTTCAGATAATGTTTGTCCCGCAGAACAAAAAGCATTTTAAAGAGATGGCCGAAATAGCCTATGCCATACAGCCCGACGAGATAGAGATTAATACGCCCACAAGGCCTAATCCCATAAAACCGCTTTCTAAGGATGACATCTTAAAAATAACGGCTTATTTCAGGGCGCTTAATAAGAAACCGGCACTAAAAACTAAAATCATCTCTTTGTACGAAAGTGTCCGTAAAAATGCCTCCGCGATAAGCAGGGAGGCGACGATCAAGCGCAGAGGCGCAGTTAAATAA
- the hycI gene encoding hydrogenase maturation peptidase HycI, protein MSGKRGIAVLAVENLKKELSNRLSGIKRVAVLGIGSQLKGDDAAGIIAAMRLKELIAKKSLSRDVEIFIGGTAPENITSEIKRFGPSAIIIIDSADIGSSPGSIGLIDAEDIGGISLSTHNLPATMLIEYLKQFLKCEVWIMGIQPKSLKFGEELSPEVSKTSESLAQMMAGLF, encoded by the coding sequence ATGTCTGGTAAAAGAGGAATAGCGGTTTTAGCGGTGGAAAATCTGAAAAAGGAGCTTTCAAATAGACTTTCCGGCATTAAGAGAGTGGCTGTTTTAGGCATAGGGTCCCAGCTTAAAGGCGATGATGCCGCCGGTATTATCGCGGCAATGCGCTTAAAAGAGCTTATCGCAAAAAAATCGCTGAGCCGGGACGTGGAAATTTTTATAGGCGGCACTGCCCCGGAAAATATCACGAGCGAGATTAAAAGATTTGGGCCTTCCGCCATTATTATTATAGATTCCGCAGATATAGGAAGCTCTCCCGGAAGCATTGGCCTCATAGATGCCGAAGACATAGGAGGCATTTCTCTTAGCACGCACAACCTGCCGGCAACCATGTTGATAGAATATCTAAAGCAGTTTCTTAAATGCGAGGTTTGGATCATGGGCATTCAGCCAAAATCGCTTAAATTCGGCGAGGAACTTTCACCGGAAGTCAGCAAAACATCGGAGTCGCTGGCTCAGATGATGGCAGGCCTTTTTTGA
- the tadA gene encoding tRNA adenosine(34) deaminase TadA has translation MKLSHEYYMQEALKEAVKAFRRDEVPVGAVIVHKDKIIARAHNQIVTLKDPTAHAEMIAITQAADYLRNERLINCSLYATIEPCAMCAGAAVLARIEKIIYGADDPKTGACGSVINIASNKKLNHRIEVTGGIMREDCAGLLKDFFKKKRSARRGA, from the coding sequence ATGAAATTATCTCACGAATATTATATGCAGGAAGCGCTAAAGGAGGCCGTGAAGGCCTTTCGGCGCGACGAGGTACCTGTGGGCGCTGTGATAGTGCACAAAGATAAAATCATAGCGCGCGCCCATAATCAGATAGTTACCCTTAAAGATCCCACAGCCCACGCCGAGATGATAGCCATTACCCAGGCCGCCGATTACCTCAGGAACGAAAGATTGATAAATTGTTCGCTCTATGCGACAATAGAGCCCTGCGCGATGTGCGCGGGCGCAGCGGTGCTCGCAAGGATTGAAAAAATCATATACGGCGCCGATGATCCGAAAACCGGAGCGTGCGGCTCCGTCATCAATATCGCAAGCAATAAAAAATTGAATCACAGGATAGAAGTAACGGGCGGCATAATGCGCGAAGACTGTGCCGGTTTACTGAAAGATTTTTTCAAAAAGAAACGATCCGCAAGGAGGGGAGCATGA
- the gcvH gene encoding glycine cleavage system protein GcvH, with amino-acid sequence MNIPDDLLYTKEHEWIKIEGNKGAVGITDYAQSHLGDVTYVELPEKGKSVKQSEALAAIDSVKAASDIYAPMSGTVSEVNEGLESAPESVNKDPYGAGWIAKIDIKDAEEKKNLMDSKAYKQYLESIKE; translated from the coding sequence ATGAACATACCGGATGACTTATTATACACTAAAGAGCATGAATGGATAAAGATAGAGGGAAATAAAGGCGCCGTCGGCATAACCGACTATGCGCAATCGCATCTCGGCGACGTGACATATGTTGAACTTCCGGAAAAAGGAAAAAGCGTAAAGCAATCCGAAGCGCTGGCCGCCATTGACTCAGTAAAAGCCGCGAGCGACATATATGCGCCGATGTCGGGTACGGTTTCGGAAGTTAATGAAGGGTTGGAAAGCGCGCCCGAAAGCGTTAATAAAGACCCGTACGGCGCAGGCTGGATTGCGAAGATCGATATTAAAGACGCTGAGGAAAAGAAGAACCTGATGGACAGTAAAGCGTATAAGCAGTATTTGGAGAGCATAAAAGAATGA
- the gcvPA gene encoding aminomethyl-transferring glycine dehydrogenase subunit GcvPA: MSYYCPHTKEDIKAMLGAIGVNSVDDLFKDIKPSYKPKSFDLPKGKSEMEVMDYFQKLAATNCSSIAKFIGGGFYDHYIPAVADALSSRSEFYTAYTPYQPECSQGTLQAVYEYQSAICALTGMEIANASLYDGGTALYEAAMMATKITGRNKIVVDGGVNPIYRKILYTYTKNLHIDFVEIPVSHSQSTRAEMFKYFDDKTAGVILQNPNFFGAIDDHTDIIEKAHSVGAIAIESVYPISLGLLKSPREMNADIATGEGQSMGLPLSFGGPYLGFMATKKEFARKMPGRIAGVTVDKNGKRGFVLTLQAREQHIRREKATSNICSNEALCAMRAIIYLASLGKEGLRELAQLNHDKAEFAKTLLEKIKGVEVKRNSPTFNEFTVLLPKDADSVVNAMIDKNFFAGIPLGRFYKDMEKYLLVAVTEKRSKKEIEDFAVALKSVI, from the coding sequence ATGAGTTATTATTGTCCGCATACAAAAGAAGATATAAAGGCGATGCTGGGGGCGATCGGGGTAAATTCTGTCGACGATCTTTTTAAGGATATAAAGCCTTCGTATAAACCTAAATCCTTCGATCTGCCCAAGGGCAAGTCTGAGATGGAAGTGATGGACTATTTTCAGAAACTCGCGGCCACAAACTGCTCTTCAATCGCAAAATTCATCGGCGGCGGCTTCTACGACCATTATATACCTGCCGTGGCCGATGCCCTTTCTTCCCGTTCTGAGTTTTATACCGCTTATACGCCGTATCAACCCGAATGCTCGCAAGGTACGCTTCAGGCAGTCTACGAGTACCAGAGCGCCATATGCGCACTCACCGGCATGGAAATAGCAAATGCCTCTTTGTACGACGGCGGTACCGCGCTTTACGAAGCTGCGATGATGGCGACAAAGATAACCGGAAGAAATAAGATAGTCGTAGACGGCGGCGTAAACCCGATATACAGGAAAATACTTTACACCTATACTAAAAACCTGCATATAGATTTTGTCGAAATTCCCGTGAGCCACAGCCAATCTACACGCGCTGAGATGTTTAAATATTTTGACGATAAGACAGCCGGCGTAATATTGCAGAACCCAAATTTTTTCGGCGCAATAGACGACCACACCGATATAATAGAAAAGGCACATTCGGTGGGCGCTATCGCGATAGAGTCGGTTTATCCGATTTCATTGGGGCTTTTGAAATCACCGCGTGAGATGAACGCCGATATAGCTACAGGCGAAGGCCAGAGTATGGGATTGCCGCTTTCTTTCGGAGGGCCGTACCTCGGATTTATGGCTACAAAAAAGGAGTTTGCCAGAAAGATGCCCGGAAGGATTGCCGGCGTTACTGTTGATAAGAACGGGAAAAGAGGCTTCGTCCTTACTCTGCAGGCGAGAGAGCAGCACATAAGGCGTGAGAAAGCGACATCGAACATATGCTCCAATGAAGCGCTTTGCGCGATGAGAGCGATCATATATCTCGCATCCTTAGGGAAAGAAGGCCTTCGCGAACTCGCGCAGTTAAACCACGATAAAGCGGAATTTGCAAAGACGCTTTTGGAAAAAATAAAAGGCGTTGAAGTAAAAAGAAACTCGCCGACTTTCAACGAATTTACGGTATTGCTCCCGAAAGATGCGGACAGTGTAGTTAATGCTATGATAGATAAGAATTTTTTCGCAGGAATCCCCTTGGGTCGCTTTTACAAGGATATGGAGAAGTATCTTTTAGTGGCAGTGACGGAAAAGAGGAGCAAAAAAGAGATAGAAGATTTCGCCGTGGCATTGAAATCGGTAATCTGA
- the pta gene encoding phosphate acetyltransferase — MGKINSLIERAKKDPKRIVFAEAGDERVLLAIKRITAEHIAKVVLIDETGAAKKSLGLAAEIIVPSEYSRIDEVAKKLYELKKHKGITEKDAKATLLKDPLCLAAILTRMGIVDGFVAGAVHTTRDVVRAAINYMEIDRSLAIVSGAFLMELADPLFGASGFFVFSDCGVVPMPSAKQLARIAISAGDLLEKLFKIKPRIAFLTYSSKGSAEGESVERAKEAVKKVKEKRPDFIVDGELQFDTATVPEVAKRKAPKSPIKGDANVLIFPNLDAGNITYKAVERLAKATAVGPALLGFTKPCSDLSRGSSAEDIVNATALTAVRAQLGI; from the coding sequence ATGGGAAAAATAAACTCCTTAATAGAGCGGGCTAAAAAAGATCCGAAGCGCATAGTCTTCGCGGAAGCGGGCGACGAAAGGGTCCTCTTGGCGATAAAGCGTATCACGGCGGAGCATATAGCCAAGGTGGTGCTTATAGACGAAACCGGTGCCGCAAAGAAATCTTTAGGGCTTGCCGCGGAGATAATAGTGCCTTCGGAATATTCCCGCATAGATGAAGTAGCGAAAAAGTTATATGAGCTGAAGAAGCACAAAGGCATAACGGAGAAGGACGCGAAAGCTACTCTTCTGAAAGACCCCCTGTGCCTGGCTGCTATACTGACGCGCATGGGTATTGTGGATGGTTTTGTCGCGGGCGCTGTGCATACGACGAGGGATGTGGTGCGCGCGGCGATAAATTATATGGAGATAGACCGCTCTTTGGCCATTGTCTCAGGCGCGTTCCTTATGGAGCTTGCCGATCCGTTGTTTGGCGCATCCGGCTTTTTTGTATTTTCGGATTGCGGGGTAGTGCCGATGCCGTCGGCGAAACAATTGGCGCGTATAGCTATATCGGCCGGAGATCTTCTGGAAAAATTATTTAAGATAAAACCGAGGATCGCTTTTCTGACATATTCTTCAAAAGGAAGCGCCGAGGGGGAATCTGTAGAACGCGCAAAAGAGGCGGTGAAAAAGGTAAAAGAAAAGAGGCCCGATTTTATCGTGGACGGTGAATTGCAGTTCGATACGGCTACCGTGCCGGAAGTGGCGAAGCGCAAAGCCCCGAAGAGCCCCATAAAAGGCGACGCGAATGTCCTTATTTTTCCGAATCTGGATGCCGGCAATATAACATATAAAGCCGTCGAGCGTCTGGCAAAGGCCACGGCAGTGGGACCTGCGCTTTTAGGGTTTACAAAACCATGTAGCGACCTTTCGCGCGGATCAAGCGCGGAAGATATTGTCAACGCAACAGCTCTGACAGCGGTTAGAGCCCAATTGGGAATTTAA
- the gcvPB gene encoding aminomethyl-transferring glycine dehydrogenase subunit GcvPB: MELIFEKSVKGRRGISLPVPDVPTAKMDGRYLRAKAAELPEVSELDIVRHFTNLSRMNFSVDTNFYPLGSCTMKYNPKFTETIANLAGFRELHPLMAQFDYAEGLVRGALEVLYDVEVLLAEITGMKEVTTEPLAGAHGELTGIMLIAAYHNHKKNKKKYVLVPDSSHGTNPASAAIAGYELISIPTGKDGCVDMDEYKAKLTNDVAAVMLTCPNTLGIFNTHIKEVADLAHKVDALMYYDGANLNAIMGKVRPGDVGFDVIHLNLHKTFATPHGGGGPGAGPVGVSEKLVDFLPVPKVVKNKDGSFSLKENKPKSIGRIAPFYGNFGVILKAYAYILLLGREGLIEASEMAVLNANYCMALLKKAYNLPYDRTCMHEFVLSAAKQLEHGIRALDIAKYLIDNGIHPPTIYFPLIVKEAIMVEPTETESKETLDRFIEVMLKAAELSQKDPEVLKNAPTTMPVSRLDEVKAAKDINCSHI, encoded by the coding sequence ATGGAATTAATATTTGAAAAGAGCGTAAAAGGCAGGCGCGGTATCTCCTTACCGGTGCCCGATGTTCCGACGGCAAAGATGGATGGCCGTTACCTGCGCGCTAAAGCCGCGGAATTGCCGGAGGTCTCTGAGCTGGACATTGTAAGGCATTTTACCAATCTATCGCGGATGAATTTTTCGGTAGATACCAATTTTTATCCTCTAGGTTCCTGCACGATGAAATATAACCCCAAATTCACCGAGACGATAGCGAATCTGGCAGGTTTCCGTGAACTTCATCCTCTGATGGCGCAGTTCGATTATGCCGAGGGCCTGGTACGGGGGGCGCTGGAAGTTTTGTATGACGTTGAGGTACTTCTTGCGGAAATAACGGGCATGAAGGAAGTGACGACCGAACCGCTTGCGGGTGCCCACGGCGAACTTACCGGTATAATGCTTATAGCGGCTTACCATAACCATAAAAAGAATAAGAAAAAGTATGTCCTTGTGCCGGATTCTTCGCACGGAACCAACCCGGCAAGCGCCGCGATAGCGGGTTACGAGCTTATATCCATTCCCACCGGCAAAGACGGCTGCGTGGATATGGACGAATACAAGGCAAAGCTTACCAATGATGTCGCGGCGGTCATGCTGACATGCCCGAATACTCTGGGTATATTCAACACGCACATAAAGGAGGTCGCGGATCTGGCGCACAAAGTGGATGCGCTCATGTATTACGACGGAGCGAACCTGAATGCCATAATGGGTAAAGTCAGGCCCGGCGACGTAGGGTTCGACGTCATCCACTTAAATCTGCACAAGACATTTGCAACGCCGCACGGCGGAGGAGGGCCGGGGGCAGGGCCGGTGGGCGTCAGCGAAAAGCTTGTGGATTTTCTGCCCGTCCCCAAGGTTGTAAAAAATAAAGACGGGTCCTTCTCGCTGAAGGAGAATAAACCGAAGTCCATAGGGCGCATAGCTCCTTTTTACGGCAATTTCGGCGTGATACTTAAAGCATATGCCTATATTCTGCTTCTCGGCAGAGAAGGGCTGATAGAGGCCAGCGAGATGGCAGTCCTGAATGCCAATTATTGCATGGCGCTTCTAAAGAAGGCATACAATCTTCCTTATGACAGAACATGTATGCATGAATTTGTCCTTTCGGCGGCAAAACAGCTCGAACACGGTATCCGCGCGCTTGATATCGCGAAATACCTTATAGATAACGGGATTCATCCGCCTACGATATATTTTCCGCTTATTGTCAAAGAGGCAATAATGGTAGAGCCGACCGAGACGGAATCCAAAGAAACCTTGGATCGCTTTATAGAAGTTATGCTTAAAGCAGCCGAACTCTCCCAAAAAGACCCGGAGGTCTTAAAAAATGCCCCTACCACTATGCCCGTTTCGCGGCTCGACGAGGTAAAGGCGGCAAAGGATATAAACTGCAGCCATATATGA
- a CDS encoding cupin domain-containing protein, which translates to MNTPRNEVALKKLSPDSGEKYTRLFSKKDKSAISFRSGSVVLMPGENVGEHSTESAEELLIILEGKGKLSLGEAAEVDIEKDHAVYIPPNTLHDVKNTGKESLRYVFVTA; encoded by the coding sequence ATGAATACGCCGCGCAATGAAGTAGCGCTGAAAAAATTAAGCCCGGATTCAGGAGAAAAGTACACGCGGCTTTTTAGCAAAAAAGACAAAAGCGCCATATCGTTTCGTTCCGGCTCTGTTGTTTTAATGCCGGGCGAGAATGTCGGCGAGCACAGCACGGAGAGTGCGGAAGAGCTTTTGATTATCCTTGAGGGAAAAGGTAAGCTCTCGCTCGGCGAAGCGGCCGAAGTGGACATTGAAAAGGATCACGCCGTTTACATCCCGCCAAACACCTTGCACGATGTCAAAAATACGGGCAAAGAAAGCCTTAGATATGTTTTTGTCACAGCCTAA
- a CDS encoding lipoate--protein ligase family protein: MTVKDISFASIDENIRYDESLLECAENGMGGEVLRFWEAKNISIILGRACKEELEIKKSEARDDGIKIAKRMSGGGTVLQGPGCLNYALVLSFENRPELKDIKKSYQIILERICAALNRIGIKAEFEPISDMATGGRKFSGNAQWRQKRYMLHHGTILYNFPIEKIGRYLKMPPAEPPYRKGKSHSEFLCNAGAKAPEIKKAIERAWEK; the protein is encoded by the coding sequence ATGACAGTCAAAGATATATCCTTCGCGTCCATAGACGAAAATATCCGTTATGACGAAAGCTTGCTTGAGTGCGCCGAAAATGGCATGGGCGGCGAAGTGCTGAGGTTCTGGGAAGCGAAAAATATTTCCATAATATTGGGAAGAGCCTGCAAAGAAGAGCTGGAAATAAAAAAGAGCGAAGCGCGAGACGACGGCATAAAAATAGCAAAGCGCATGTCAGGAGGCGGTACGGTGCTTCAGGGCCCCGGCTGCCTTAACTACGCGCTCGTATTGTCTTTTGAAAATAGGCCCGAGCTAAAAGATATAAAGAAATCATATCAAATTATACTCGAGCGCATTTGCGCCGCTCTTAACCGTATCGGTATTAAGGCGGAATTCGAACCCATTTCAGATATGGCGACAGGCGGCAGAAAATTTTCCGGCAACGCGCAGTGGCGCCAAAAAAGATATATGCTTCATCACGGAACGATCCTTTATAATTTTCCGATAGAGAAAATAGGCCGGTATCTTAAGATGCCGCCGGCTGAGCCGCCGTATCGAAAAGGCAAAAGCCACAGCGAATTTTTGTGCAATGCGGGCGCTAAAGCGCCGGAAATAAAAAAGGCCATAGAGCGGGCATGGGAAAAATAA
- the rfaD gene encoding ADP-glyceromanno-heptose 6-epimerase, whose product MIIVTGAAGFIGSALLWKLNNKGIGDIILVDEALTSEKKPNIDSKKYKDFIEKEKFLALISSDKLGKKADAIFHLGACSSTTVTDEAYFKKNNVEYSKRLAEYAMKNKIRFIYASSAATYGDGSFGYSDEDKTTYKLKPLNAYGRSKQEFDLWVLKESLGDKVVGLKYFNVFGPNEYHKNDMRSVIAKSFDEVVTTKKMRLFKSHKKEYKDGEQKRDFIYIKDAVDATYHFLEARGKNGIYNVGTGLARTWNDLALALFAALGIPPKIEYFDMPENLRDKYQYFTQADTAKLRAGGYEKDFTALEEAVKEYAGFLKNKTYL is encoded by the coding sequence ATGATAATAGTCACGGGTGCCGCAGGGTTCATAGGAAGCGCTCTTTTGTGGAAACTGAATAATAAAGGCATAGGCGACATTATTCTTGTGGATGAGGCGCTTACGAGCGAAAAAAAACCGAATATAGATAGTAAAAAATATAAAGATTTTATAGAAAAAGAAAAATTCCTCGCGCTCATTTCTTCGGATAAGCTGGGAAAGAAAGCGGATGCGATCTTTCACCTGGGCGCCTGCAGTTCGACCACAGTGACGGATGAGGCCTATTTCAAAAAGAATAATGTAGAATATTCAAAGAGATTGGCCGAGTACGCGATGAAAAATAAGATACGTTTTATTTACGCCTCCTCTGCCGCTACATACGGAGACGGAAGTTTCGGATATAGCGACGAAGACAAGACGACGTATAAGTTAAAACCCCTAAATGCCTATGGCCGCTCCAAGCAGGAGTTCGATTTATGGGTGTTAAAAGAATCACTCGGCGATAAGGTAGTCGGCCTTAAATATTTTAATGTCTTCGGGCCAAACGAATACCATAAAAATGATATGAGAAGCGTGATAGCCAAATCCTTCGATGAAGTCGTTACAACGAAGAAGATGAGGCTTTTCAAATCGCATAAAAAAGAGTATAAAGACGGCGAGCAGAAGCGAGATTTCATATATATCAAAGATGCTGTGGATGCGACCTACCATTTTCTTGAAGCGCGCGGCAAGAACGGTATCTACAATGTAGGCACGGGGCTTGCTCGCACGTGGAACGACCTGGCGCTTGCGCTTTTTGCGGCATTGGGCATCCCGCCTAAAATAGAATATTTCGACATGCCGGAGAATCTCCGAGATAAATACCAGTATTTTACCCAGGCCGACACTGCCAAGCTAAGAGCGGGTGGTTATGAAAAGGATTTTACGGCTCTTGAAGAGGCCGTAAAAGAATACGCCGGGTTTTTAAAGAATAAGACATATTTATGA